GTCCGGATTGGCTGCGAGAGTCCTAGGAGGGCCGTGGGGGCACGGAATCAGCCGACGGTTACGATGGCGCGCTCGCGGTTGTCCGTGCGGTTGCCTTCGCGGAGCTGGCGGTGGCGCAAGGCGGCGGCGATGAAATCCCGGAAGAGGGGATGTGCCTGAGTCGGCTTGGATTTGAACTCCGGATGGAACTGCACGCCGACAAACCAGGGATGATCCGGTAGCTCGATGATTTCCACGAGTTGGCCGTCGGGGCTGCGGCCGGCCACGACCAGCCCGTGGGCTTCCAATTGTTCCACATAGCGGTTGTTGACTTCGTAACGGTGGCGGTGGCGTTCGCTGATCATTTCGGTGCCGTAAGCCTCGAAGGCCCGCGTGTCCCGCCGCAACCGACAGGGGTAGGCGCCCAACCGCAGGGTGCCGCCCAACTGGGCTACCTGCTCCTGCTCGCTCAAAAGGCAGACGACGGGGTGCGGCGTGGCTTTGTGGAACTCGGTGCTGTTCGCTTCGGCAAGCCCTACCACATGCCGGGCAAACTCGATCACCGCACATTGCAAGCCGAGGCAGATGCCGAAGAAGGGGAGGCGCGACTCACGAGCATAACGGATCGCTGCGATTTTTCCTTCGATGCCGCGCTTGTCAAATCCTCCCGGCACGAGCAGGCCATCGACCGCGGTCAACGCCGCTGCCGCTGCCGACTCGGAGGTCAACTTCTCCGCATCGATTCGGATCACTCGCACCCGCACTCGGTGGTAAATCCCGGCATGATCAAGGGCTTCATAAACCGACTTGTAAGCGTCCCGGTGCTTGACATATTTGCCGACGAAGCCGATCACGACCTCCCCGTCGGGATGAATCAGCCGGTCCACCATTTCCCGCCAATCGTCGATCTGGAGCGGTTGGGCATGGGTCAGCCCCAATTTCTCGACCAGAAGTTGATCCAATCCCTTTTCGGCAAAGCCTAGCGGCACCTCATAGACGCTGTATTCCTTGTCCTTTTCCTCAATGACAGCCCGGCGCTCGATGTTGCAGAACAAGGCGATCTTTTCGCATTCGCTTTCTGGAATTTCTCGTTCCGTTCGGCAGATGAGCAGGTCCGGCTGGATGCCGATGGCGCGGAGTTCCCGCACGCTGTGTTGAGTCGGCTTCGTCTTCAACTCGCCTGCCGCTTTGAGGTAAGGGACCAGGGTCAGATGAATGAACAAGCAGTTTTGTTTGCCGACTTCCAGGGCAAATTGGCGGATGGCCTCGAAGAAGGGCATTCCTTCGATGTCGCCCACGGTGCCGCCGATCTCGGTGATCACGACATCGACATCCGGGCCGGCCAGCTTGCGGATGCAGTTTTTGATCTCGTCGGTGATGTGCGGGATGACCTGGACGGTCTTGCCCTTGTAGTCGCCGCGCCGCTCCTTTTCGATGACGGAGAGATAGATTTTCCCCGTCGTATAGTTGCAATCTTTGTTCAGGGGGGCGTGGGTGAACCGTTCATAATGGCCCAAGTCGAG
This genomic interval from Thermogemmata fonticola contains the following:
- a CDS encoding CTP synthase, whose amino-acid sequence is MTKHIFVTGGVVSSLGKGLTSASIGMLLERRGLRVRMQKMDPYINVDPGTMSPYQHGEVYVLDDGAETDLDLGHYERFTHAPLNKDCNYTTGKIYLSVIEKERRGDYKGKTVQVIPHITDEIKNCIRKLAGPDVDVVITEIGGTVGDIEGMPFFEAIRQFALEVGKQNCLFIHLTLVPYLKAAGELKTKPTQHSVRELRAIGIQPDLLICRTEREIPESECEKIALFCNIERRAVIEEKDKEYSVYEVPLGFAEKGLDQLLVEKLGLTHAQPLQIDDWREMVDRLIHPDGEVVIGFVGKYVKHRDAYKSVYEALDHAGIYHRVRVRVIRIDAEKLTSESAAAAALTAVDGLLVPGGFDKRGIEGKIAAIRYARESRLPFFGICLGLQCAVIEFARHVVGLAEANSTEFHKATPHPVVCLLSEQEQVAQLGGTLRLGAYPCRLRRDTRAFEAYGTEMISERHRHRYEVNNRYVEQLEAHGLVVAGRSPDGQLVEIIELPDHPWFVGVQFHPEFKSKPTQAHPLFRDFIAAALRHRQLREGNRTDNRERAIVTVG